A section of the Rossellomorea marisflavi genome encodes:
- a CDS encoding carbon starvation protein A, whose protein sequence is MLTFITALFILIAGYFVYSKVVEKIFVIDDRTITPAYSKRDDLDYVPMSWWKASLIQLLNIAGLGPIFGAIMGALYGPVAFIWIVIGCLFAGAVHDYFSGMLSLRHGGAQFPAIVGNYLGKPVKVAMNLLSIVLMILVAAAFTAGPAQLLTELTPLSFMTCLILIFIYFVVATVLPVNKIIGRIYPFFGAILIFMAVSIGIGLFFFEHPIPNLTLANLHPGDLPIWPLLMVTVSCGAISGFHSTQSPILSRTLKKESEGRKVFYGAMVAEGVIALIWAAAGMAFFNGTPGLQEALAAGGPAGVVNEISTTTLGTVGGVFAVLGVIILPITTGDTALRSSRMMLSELIRDIRKQDTDNKWLPVLLVIPVALPTFLLTQIDYSFLWRYVGWSNQVVATVMLWTGSIYLLRKAAFHWICTIPALFMTAVVSVYIFYAPEGFGLDYKLSMILGSVIWVAVLIWFLRQWKMSRPIRSLSPETLHS, encoded by the coding sequence ATGCTGACTTTCATCACGGCATTATTCATTCTGATTGCAGGCTACTTCGTTTATTCAAAGGTGGTCGAAAAGATTTTCGTCATCGACGACCGAACGATCACCCCGGCCTATTCAAAACGGGACGATTTGGATTATGTACCGATGAGCTGGTGGAAGGCAAGCCTCATCCAGCTTCTGAACATAGCGGGACTTGGACCGATCTTCGGTGCCATTATGGGTGCTCTGTACGGACCAGTTGCATTCATCTGGATCGTCATCGGCTGTTTATTTGCAGGAGCTGTACATGATTACTTTTCAGGTATGTTGTCTTTGCGGCATGGAGGTGCTCAGTTCCCTGCCATCGTGGGGAATTACCTTGGGAAACCGGTGAAGGTGGCGATGAATCTACTGTCCATAGTTCTCATGATCCTAGTAGCCGCAGCCTTTACGGCGGGACCTGCCCAACTGCTTACCGAGCTGACTCCTTTATCATTCATGACATGTCTCATTCTCATATTCATTTACTTTGTGGTCGCTACGGTTCTTCCAGTCAACAAAATCATCGGAAGGATCTATCCATTCTTCGGTGCTATCTTGATCTTCATGGCCGTATCTATCGGCATCGGTTTATTCTTTTTTGAACATCCGATCCCGAATCTTACGTTGGCAAATTTACATCCCGGAGACCTCCCCATCTGGCCGTTGCTGATGGTAACCGTTTCATGCGGAGCAATTTCGGGGTTCCATTCCACACAGAGCCCGATCCTTTCAAGAACGTTGAAGAAAGAGAGCGAGGGGAGGAAGGTGTTTTACGGTGCCATGGTGGCTGAGGGCGTCATCGCTCTGATTTGGGCAGCTGCCGGGATGGCTTTCTTCAACGGTACGCCGGGTCTTCAAGAGGCCCTTGCCGCAGGAGGACCTGCAGGTGTGGTGAACGAGATCAGTACCACAACCCTTGGTACCGTTGGCGGCGTCTTTGCTGTATTGGGTGTCATCATCCTCCCGATAACAACAGGAGACACTGCCCTACGCTCATCAAGGATGATGCTGTCCGAATTGATCCGCGATATCCGAAAGCAGGATACGGACAATAAGTGGCTCCCTGTCCTGTTGGTGATCCCGGTAGCGCTCCCCACATTCCTCCTGACGCAGATCGACTACAGCTTCTTATGGCGATATGTGGGATGGTCCAACCAAGTGGTGGCGACGGTCATGCTGTGGACGGGTTCCATTTATTTACTGAGGAAGGCTGCATTCCACTGGATATGCACGATTCCTGCCCTATTCATGACCGCGGTCGTGAGTGTGTATATCTTTTATGCGCCTGAAGGATTCGGACTCGATTATAAGCTGTCCATGATTCTTGGATCGGTGATTTGGGTGGCAGTCCTGATCTGGTTCCTCCGTCAATGGAAGATGAGCCGGCCGATCCGCTCCCTCAGCCCTGAAACACTTCATTCCTGA
- a CDS encoding aspartate aminotransferase family protein, which produces MVVDQHKDLLQDERRVWHSMKPYNPDSTMVVTKAAGAWVTDHEGARFLDGMAGLWCVNIGYGREELAVAAYEQLREMPYYPLTQSHRPAIELAEKLTELIGDDYVFFFSNSGSEANETAFKIARQYHQQKGEGNRYKIVARYRGYHGNTLGALSATGQAQRKYKYEPLAPGFIHVRPPDAYRDATGSTGKNLPAVQALDETLTWELSETIAAVIMEPIITGGGIVMPQDDYMKAAKEVCEAHGALLIVDEVITGFGRTGKAFGFMHYGIKPDIITMAKGITSAYLPLSATAVRREVYEAFKGSEEYDYFRHINTFGGSPASCAVAVKNIDIIQKEKLIDRSARLGEKALNYLRRKLATHARVGDVRGKGLLLGIELVKDKSTKEPLDGKSVSSVVDYCKQKGILIGKNGATVAGFNNVLALSPPLVIEENDLELMLETVVEGISRL; this is translated from the coding sequence ATGGTGGTGGATCAACACAAAGATTTGTTACAAGATGAGCGAAGGGTATGGCATTCCATGAAGCCATATAATCCAGATTCGACCATGGTGGTGACCAAAGCAGCCGGTGCGTGGGTGACCGATCATGAAGGGGCACGTTTCCTCGATGGAATGGCGGGGTTATGGTGTGTGAACATAGGATACGGAAGAGAGGAGCTTGCGGTTGCAGCTTATGAACAACTAAGGGAAATGCCCTATTATCCCCTTACTCAAAGTCATCGGCCAGCAATCGAACTGGCGGAAAAGCTGACCGAGCTCATCGGGGATGATTATGTGTTCTTCTTTTCCAACAGCGGTTCAGAAGCAAATGAGACGGCATTCAAGATAGCCCGTCAGTATCATCAGCAAAAGGGTGAAGGGAATCGATATAAAATTGTGGCAAGATACAGGGGGTACCACGGGAATACCCTTGGGGCTTTATCTGCAACCGGTCAGGCCCAGAGGAAATATAAGTACGAACCACTGGCACCGGGATTCATCCATGTGAGACCGCCGGATGCTTACAGGGATGCAACCGGATCTACCGGAAAAAATCTCCCTGCCGTTCAGGCGCTGGACGAAACACTGACATGGGAGCTCAGTGAAACCATTGCAGCTGTCATCATGGAACCGATCATCACAGGTGGTGGGATCGTCATGCCCCAGGATGACTATATGAAGGCAGCGAAAGAGGTATGTGAAGCCCACGGGGCACTGTTGATCGTGGACGAAGTCATTACAGGATTCGGCCGCACTGGAAAGGCATTCGGATTCATGCATTACGGGATCAAGCCGGATATCATCACGATGGCGAAGGGAATCACCTCAGCATATCTTCCACTTTCTGCGACGGCAGTCAGGAGAGAGGTGTACGAGGCCTTCAAGGGTAGTGAAGAATACGATTACTTCAGGCATATCAATACATTCGGGGGAAGCCCGGCGTCATGTGCAGTGGCCGTGAAAAACATCGACATAATCCAAAAGGAAAAGCTTATTGACCGGTCTGCGAGGCTTGGAGAGAAGGCCTTAAACTACCTACGTAGAAAACTGGCCACTCATGCCCGGGTCGGTGATGTTAGGGGAAAAGGCTTGCTCCTTGGAATCGAGCTGGTGAAGGATAAGTCGACAAAAGAGCCCCTTGACGGGAAATCCGTAAGCAGCGTAGTGGATTATTGTAAACAAAAGGGTATCCTGATCGGTAAAAATGGAGCCACCGTAGCGGGATTCAATAACGTACTTGCCCTCTCGCCACCCCTTGTCATTGAAGAGAACGATCTTGAGCTGATGCTTGAAACCGTAGTGGAAGGGATCAGCCGTCTATAA
- a CDS encoding VanW family protein, whose protein sequence is MAWTTFYLAAMIGLSNQQPLELDTGNEIITVKEESLTLPYLDVPILNENHFNHLVSLLQEKAYKAPVNAKIDEHNRIIPGQTGLILDSTAFKEAVMNYLYRGVTPTEVPTLKTYPKVDTEILAHIRTNRIGSYVTYFNKRNEERTNNIILASDQINNTVIFPGETFSFNKTVGKRTKGKGYMKAPVIVKGELSEDIGGGICQVSSTLFNAVDRAGVKIVERYHHSKRVPYVPKGRDATVSWYGPDFAFRNPYHQPILIRSKVIGGQMIVTIFSSDQVEADKRSVPGASPVKPSEERP, encoded by the coding sequence ATGGCATGGACCACTTTTTACCTTGCTGCCATGATCGGACTATCGAATCAGCAGCCCCTTGAACTCGATACGGGGAATGAAATCATTACCGTCAAGGAAGAATCGCTTACACTTCCCTACCTGGATGTACCGATACTTAATGAAAACCATTTTAATCATCTTGTTTCACTTCTTCAGGAAAAGGCTTATAAAGCCCCGGTCAATGCCAAAATTGACGAACATAACCGGATCATCCCCGGGCAAACCGGCCTTATCCTTGACAGCACCGCATTCAAAGAAGCCGTTATGAACTACCTTTACAGAGGGGTGACTCCCACAGAGGTCCCAACCCTGAAAACCTACCCGAAGGTTGATACCGAAATCCTCGCCCATATACGAACGAATCGCATTGGCTCCTATGTAACGTATTTCAATAAAAGAAATGAAGAACGAACGAACAATATTATCCTTGCTTCCGATCAAATCAACAATACGGTCATCTTTCCCGGCGAAACGTTTTCATTCAATAAAACGGTGGGTAAACGTACAAAAGGAAAGGGCTATATGAAGGCTCCCGTCATCGTCAAGGGAGAATTATCAGAAGATATCGGGGGAGGGATCTGCCAGGTTTCATCTACTCTGTTCAATGCTGTTGATCGTGCTGGGGTGAAGATTGTGGAGCGCTATCACCATTCCAAAAGGGTTCCCTATGTCCCGAAAGGCAGAGACGCGACCGTCAGCTGGTATGGACCAGATTTTGCGTTCCGCAACCCTTATCATCAGCCAATCCTGATCCGCTCAAAAGTCATCGGGGGTCAGATGATCGTCACCATTTTTTCATCCGACCAAGTGGAAGCCGACAAGAGGAGCGTTCCAGGCGCATCGCCTGTCAAACCATCGGAAGAGCGCCCTTGA
- the mutS gene encoding DNA mismatch repair protein MutS, whose product MTQYTPMIKQYLQVKAEYQDAFLFFRLGDFYEMFFDDAISASQELEITLTSRDGGGKERIPMCGVPYHSAPNYIEQLINKGYKVAICEQTEDPKHAKGVVKREVVQLITPGTVMEGKGLSDKENNYIAGVVSFEDDTYGLAYSDLSTGETNVTLVADGAGQLLNELSTIGAKEVVITPDMEEEQQLKLKERLDVTLSFEAGQGPRDAFEHLLEGLEQEKLKQTAALLMHYLFRTQKRSLDHLQKVETYQLNHFMKMDYYSKRNLELTETIRSKGKKGSLLWLLDETMTAMGARLLKQWIDRPLISRGEIEKRQMVVEVFLERFFERQDLRERLKEVYDLERLAGRVAFGNVNARDLIQLKKSLQQIPILKSLIASLDHHSIDRYSKELDPCEELTDLLELALVENPPLSIKEGSLIRDGYHEELDQYRDASRNGKSWIAALERDERERTGIRSLKVGFNRVFGYYIEVTRANLHHLEEGRYERKQTLTNAERFITPELKEKEALILQADERSVDLEYELFIGIREQVKEFIPRLQRLAKVVSELDVLQCFATVSEKRHYSKPAFNDERRIAVKDGRHPVVEKVMGADGYVPNDSYMDSEREILLITGPNMSGKSTYMRQLALTSILAQIGCYVPAAEADLPIFDQIFTRIGAADDLISGQSTFMVEMLEARNAIINATEASLILFDEIGRGTSTYDGMALAQAIIEYIHGHIGAKTLFSTHYHELTVLETELPKVKNVHVSAMEQSGKLVFLHKIKEGAADRSYGIHVAELAELPEILITRANEILSALESKKGMEESAATIVKEDEPGQLSFFEEGKKQKTVSKELSTKETKILDELKKLDILDMTPIDAMNTLYGIHKKLKK is encoded by the coding sequence ATGACTCAATACACGCCAATGATTAAACAATACTTACAGGTGAAGGCAGAATATCAAGATGCCTTTTTATTTTTTCGTTTAGGGGACTTTTATGAAATGTTCTTCGATGATGCCATTTCAGCTTCTCAGGAACTGGAAATCACCCTGACAAGCAGGGACGGTGGAGGGAAAGAACGGATCCCGATGTGCGGAGTTCCATACCATTCTGCGCCCAATTACATAGAGCAACTGATCAATAAAGGATACAAGGTCGCCATTTGTGAACAAACAGAAGACCCGAAGCATGCCAAAGGGGTCGTTAAGCGTGAAGTCGTACAGCTCATCACCCCGGGTACCGTGATGGAAGGGAAAGGGTTGAGCGATAAAGAGAATAACTATATCGCCGGAGTGGTTTCCTTTGAAGATGACACATACGGCCTTGCATACAGCGATCTATCGACGGGTGAAACCAACGTCACCCTTGTAGCCGATGGCGCGGGGCAGCTATTGAATGAACTGTCCACCATTGGGGCCAAGGAGGTAGTCATAACGCCGGATATGGAGGAGGAGCAACAGCTTAAGCTCAAAGAACGTCTTGACGTGACTCTCTCATTCGAGGCAGGTCAAGGACCACGTGATGCATTCGAGCACTTACTCGAAGGGCTGGAACAGGAAAAATTAAAACAGACGGCAGCCCTTCTCATGCATTATCTGTTCAGGACTCAAAAGCGGAGCCTGGATCATCTGCAGAAAGTTGAGACTTATCAATTGAACCATTTCATGAAAATGGATTACTATTCCAAACGAAATCTTGAGCTGACGGAAACCATTCGTTCCAAAGGCAAGAAAGGATCTCTCCTCTGGCTTCTGGATGAAACCATGACCGCAATGGGAGCGCGCCTTCTCAAGCAATGGATCGACCGGCCTCTCATCTCACGCGGGGAGATTGAAAAGAGGCAGATGGTCGTCGAAGTATTCCTTGAACGGTTCTTTGAAAGACAGGATCTGAGGGAAAGGCTGAAAGAAGTCTATGATCTTGAAAGACTCGCAGGGCGAGTGGCATTTGGAAACGTGAACGCAAGGGATTTGATCCAGTTGAAGAAATCCCTCCAGCAGATTCCGATTTTGAAATCCCTCATCGCATCACTGGATCATCACTCCATCGATCGCTACAGTAAGGAACTTGATCCGTGTGAAGAACTGACGGATCTTCTGGAGCTTGCCCTCGTTGAAAATCCTCCGCTTTCCATCAAGGAAGGCAGCTTGATCCGGGATGGGTATCACGAGGAGCTGGATCAATATCGTGATGCCAGCCGCAATGGAAAGTCGTGGATTGCCGCTCTTGAACGGGATGAACGCGAACGTACAGGGATTCGTTCCCTGAAAGTCGGCTTTAACCGAGTGTTCGGCTATTACATCGAAGTAACAAGGGCAAACCTTCACCACCTTGAAGAAGGAAGGTATGAAAGGAAGCAGACGCTCACAAACGCTGAGCGTTTCATCACACCGGAGCTGAAAGAAAAAGAAGCGCTCATCCTGCAGGCAGACGAACGCAGCGTGGACCTTGAATATGAGTTATTCATCGGGATCAGGGAACAGGTGAAGGAATTCATCCCGCGCCTTCAACGACTGGCAAAAGTTGTGAGTGAACTCGATGTTCTTCAATGTTTTGCCACAGTCAGCGAAAAGCGGCACTACAGCAAGCCTGCCTTCAATGATGAAAGACGGATCGCCGTCAAGGATGGCCGCCACCCGGTGGTTGAAAAGGTCATGGGGGCGGATGGGTATGTGCCCAATGATTCTTATATGGACAGCGAGCGGGAAATCCTCCTGATAACCGGACCGAATATGTCTGGGAAAAGTACGTATATGAGGCAGCTTGCCCTTACAAGCATCCTGGCCCAGATTGGCTGCTATGTCCCGGCTGCTGAAGCAGATCTTCCGATATTCGATCAGATATTCACGAGGATCGGAGCGGCAGACGATCTGATATCAGGACAGAGCACGTTCATGGTGGAAATGCTTGAAGCAAGGAATGCCATCATCAATGCGACGGAGGCAAGTCTGATCCTGTTTGACGAAATCGGACGCGGGACGTCCACTTACGATGGAATGGCCCTGGCTCAGGCGATCATCGAGTACATCCATGGGCATATCGGTGCCAAGACGTTGTTCTCGACTCACTATCATGAACTGACGGTACTGGAAACCGAACTGCCTAAAGTCAAAAATGTTCACGTGAGTGCCATGGAGCAGAGTGGGAAATTGGTGTTCCTTCACAAAATCAAAGAAGGGGCGGCAGATCGAAGCTACGGGATCCATGTGGCGGAACTTGCCGAGCTTCCGGAGATCCTCATTACAAGAGCCAATGAGATCCTTTCGGCCTTAGAAAGCAAAAAAGGGATGGAAGAATCAGCAGCGACCATTGTAAAGGAGGATGAGCCTGGCCAGCTTTCTTTCTTCGAAGAAGGAAAGAAACAGAAGACCGTTTCAAAAGAGCTATCCACAAAGGAAACAAAAATTCTGGATGAGCTTAAGAAATTGGACATTCTTGATATGACTCCGATTGATGCCATGAACACCCTTTACGGAATCCATAAGAAACTGAAGAAATAA
- the mutL gene encoding DNA mismatch repair endonuclease MutL — MVKIFQLDDSLSNKIAAGEVVERPASVVKELLENSIDAGGTIIEVHVEEAGLNSIRIIDNGDGIDEEDVKTAFKRHATSKIKDENDLFRIRTLGFRGEALPSIASVSYFTMKTCTGNGPGTKIELAGGIEEAFEKTSSRKGTDITVSQLFFNTPARLKYMKTIHTELGNITDVVNRIALSHPEISIKLLHNGKSLLHTNGNGDVRQVLASIYGLAIAKNMVPIHVQSLDFKVTGYVSMPEITRASRNYISTMINGRFIKNYALAKAIGEGYHTLLPIGRHPIVLLNIEMDPVLVDVNVHPSKMEVRISKEQELNTLISEGIKAVFKKKELIPTGSVAPKSMAAKSEQTFMTLDHVSRPKPTIPDTVKEQQPAMVETVTKEEAYSKPVSMEVPHEVEKFLNTVPVETVLEPDEREEHSRIPPLYPVGQMHGTYIFAQNDQGLYIIDQHAAQERIKYEFFKEKVGEVAKELQEMLVPMTLEFSTDEFIKIDECRGMLEEVGVFLEDFGHNSFIVRSHPQWFPKGEEQETIEDMIEQVLKMSRVDIKKLREEAAIMMSCKGSIKANHHLRNDEILSLLDELRRTTDPFTCPHGRPIIIHYSVYEMEKMFKRIM; from the coding sequence ATCGTGAAGATCTTTCAGCTCGATGACTCCCTATCAAATAAAATAGCAGCCGGGGAAGTGGTGGAGCGCCCTGCATCCGTGGTGAAGGAGCTCCTTGAAAATAGTATCGATGCAGGCGGCACCATCATCGAAGTCCATGTGGAGGAGGCAGGACTGAACTCCATCCGCATCATTGATAACGGGGATGGGATTGATGAAGAAGATGTCAAAACGGCATTCAAGCGACATGCCACATCAAAGATCAAGGATGAGAACGATCTTTTCCGTATCCGCACCCTCGGGTTCAGGGGAGAGGCCCTTCCAAGTATCGCCTCCGTCTCCTACTTCACAATGAAGACCTGCACGGGAAATGGGCCAGGAACCAAAATAGAACTTGCAGGTGGTATTGAAGAAGCGTTTGAGAAGACTTCTTCTCGCAAAGGCACCGATATCACGGTGTCCCAACTGTTCTTCAATACGCCGGCAAGGTTGAAATATATGAAGACGATTCACACGGAACTGGGCAATATCACCGATGTGGTCAACCGTATTGCTCTATCTCACCCTGAGATTTCCATCAAACTCCTCCATAACGGAAAGTCGCTCCTCCATACGAATGGGAACGGAGATGTGAGGCAGGTCTTGGCATCGATCTACGGACTCGCCATTGCGAAGAATATGGTGCCGATTCACGTGCAGTCCCTGGATTTTAAGGTCACAGGCTATGTATCCATGCCTGAGATCACCAGAGCTTCACGCAACTATATTTCAACCATGATCAATGGACGATTCATAAAAAATTATGCACTGGCTAAAGCGATCGGGGAAGGATATCACACCCTTCTGCCGATTGGCCGGCATCCCATTGTCCTGTTGAATATTGAAATGGATCCAGTCCTTGTCGATGTCAACGTCCATCCTTCCAAAATGGAGGTAAGGATCAGCAAGGAGCAGGAGCTTAACACCTTGATCAGTGAGGGGATCAAAGCCGTATTCAAAAAGAAAGAGCTCATTCCGACCGGGTCTGTCGCACCAAAATCGATGGCCGCCAAGTCTGAGCAAACGTTCATGACCCTCGACCACGTTTCTCGCCCGAAGCCGACTATTCCTGATACGGTCAAGGAACAGCAGCCGGCGATGGTGGAGACTGTGACCAAGGAAGAGGCATACTCAAAGCCAGTCTCCATGGAAGTCCCTCATGAGGTGGAGAAATTCCTGAACACTGTTCCCGTCGAAACAGTTTTGGAACCGGATGAAAGAGAGGAACACTCAAGGATCCCGCCCCTTTATCCAGTCGGACAGATGCACGGCACCTATATCTTTGCACAAAATGACCAAGGTTTGTATATCATCGACCAGCATGCCGCTCAGGAGCGGATCAAATATGAATTCTTTAAAGAAAAAGTAGGCGAAGTTGCCAAGGAACTGCAGGAAATGCTTGTGCCCATGACCCTGGAGTTCTCCACTGATGAATTCATCAAGATCGATGAATGCAGGGGTATGCTCGAAGAGGTCGGGGTATTCCTTGAAGACTTCGGTCATAATAGCTTCATCGTCAGGTCCCACCCACAGTGGTTCCCTAAAGGTGAGGAGCAGGAAACGATCGAGGATATGATTGAACAGGTCCTGAAGATGAGCCGTGTCGATATCAAGAAGCTACGTGAAGAAGCGGCCATCATGATGAGTTGTAAGGGTTCCATCAAGGCAAACCATCATCTTCGGAATGACGAGATCCTTTCCCTCCTTGATGAGCTGAGAAGGACAACAGATCCATTCACCTGTCCCCACGGACGACCGATCATCATTCACTACTCCGTCTATGAGATGGAAAAAATGTTTAAACGGATTATGTAA
- a CDS encoding DUF4385 domain-containing protein, with protein sequence MAFDYSLDYKQIDFRESPELYRVGRGEQGVLMVEPYKSEILPHWKFKTPAIAQESSEKIHAMFLDYQKKDDFVGMDMARKFLQMGYTRARRYANYPGGKKYDKDGNVNDREIDDEKAESASIFEEKWIQVREDQDYLKRKKQHQKKYG encoded by the coding sequence ATGGCTTTTGACTATTCGTTAGACTATAAACAGATCGATTTCAGAGAGTCCCCTGAACTGTACCGCGTCGGGCGAGGAGAACAAGGAGTATTGATGGTCGAACCTTATAAAAGCGAGATCCTGCCTCATTGGAAGTTCAAGACGCCGGCGATTGCACAGGAATCATCTGAGAAAATCCATGCTATGTTCCTGGACTATCAGAAGAAAGATGATTTTGTGGGGATGGATATGGCCCGGAAGTTCCTGCAGATGGGGTATACAAGGGCAAGGAGGTATGCCAACTACCCTGGTGGTAAGAAATACGACAAAGATGGAAATGTGAATGATAGGGAAATAGATGATGAAAAAGCAGAATCCGCTTCTATTTTCGAAGAAAAGTGGATACAAGTAAGAGAGGATCAAGATTACCTCAAGAGGAAAAAACAGCATCAGAAAAAGTACGGATAA
- a CDS encoding class I SAM-dependent methyltransferase, translating into MNGKNKDTYMEPSYRVDKRSFTKREHNRFVKLKGVRDWSGVSWDQVGRPFEVTRVSKEKKEWELREGKALPVHASWEMFNRSFHEWFVKDVPDSLSHNRKKIVGDALKLHLTSSVEAMNDHLRLHLWNYVHRIQDGIWDPRGKRELFKGLDVKKPKILFLGAAEGYEAMQLAAMYPGSSIVMVDYDPFCKDTRYEDFPESYPFLGENPDTGGMKVYHKSDFPTDYVISDIRELSYAKEFDIVLSVGLLEHFPDEHKPEVVDWHRKFLKPGGYMILTTPRAQWKSKVYYNLMADVMNHTYRELMTVEQMGLYLYENGADILQHGYIKVHNGIIAKTR; encoded by the coding sequence ATGAATGGAAAGAACAAAGATACATATATGGAACCTTCTTATCGAGTGGACAAGCGCAGTTTTACAAAAAGGGAGCACAATCGTTTTGTGAAGCTGAAAGGAGTGAGGGATTGGTCAGGCGTCTCGTGGGATCAGGTGGGAAGACCGTTCGAGGTGACCCGGGTTTCCAAAGAGAAGAAAGAGTGGGAGCTGAGGGAAGGGAAAGCCTTGCCCGTCCATGCTTCATGGGAGATGTTCAATCGTTCCTTCCATGAGTGGTTCGTGAAAGATGTACCGGACAGTCTGAGTCACAACAGAAAGAAGATTGTTGGGGATGCCCTAAAGCTTCATCTGACATCATCTGTGGAAGCGATGAACGATCATTTGCGCCTGCACTTATGGAATTATGTCCACCGGATCCAGGATGGAATATGGGACCCCAGGGGGAAACGGGAGTTGTTCAAGGGATTGGATGTCAAGAAGCCAAAAATCTTATTTCTTGGTGCAGCAGAAGGGTATGAAGCGATGCAGTTGGCCGCCATGTACCCGGGAAGCAGCATCGTGATGGTAGATTATGATCCTTTTTGTAAGGACACCCGGTATGAGGATTTCCCTGAATCCTATCCCTTTCTAGGAGAAAATCCCGATACCGGCGGGATGAAAGTCTACCATAAGAGCGATTTCCCTACAGACTATGTAATCAGTGATATCAGGGAGCTTTCCTATGCTAAGGAGTTTGATATCGTCCTGAGTGTCGGGTTATTGGAGCATTTCCCTGATGAGCATAAGCCTGAAGTCGTCGATTGGCACCGGAAATTCCTTAAGCCTGGAGGGTACATGATCCTTACGACCCCAAGAGCCCAGTGGAAGTCGAAGGTGTATTACAATCTTATGGCAGATGTGATGAATCATACGTATCGTGAGCTCATGACGGTAGAACAGATGGGACTCTATTTGTATGAAAACGGGGCCGACATCCTCCAGCATGGATACATCAAAGTGCATAACGGAATTATTGCAAAGACGAGATAG